A region from the Coffea eugenioides isolate CCC68of chromosome 9, Ceug_1.0, whole genome shotgun sequence genome encodes:
- the LOC113782956 gene encoding probable inorganic phosphate transporter 1-9 — MALKVLSSLDTAKIQYYHFKAIIIAGMGLFTDAYDLFSIPLIMKLIGSVYYAGPAHDQQVPALVTSAMGAIALLGTVIGQLVFGRLGDLLGRRKVYVFALLIMVFSSVGCGFSMGRGRTCVLLSLGLFRFSLGIGIGGDYPLSATIMSEFANKRTRGGFIAAVFSMQGFGILASSTVTMVVCAVFNSASGYPKKPSPEMVDLAWRLILMIGAIPAGLTCYWRMMMPETPRYTALVEKNVAQAAKDMRKVLRVPMSPIPEDQEYDEKVPITPTASANPASSSDYPLLSKEFLARHGRDLFSCALAWFLVDVVFYSNSFFQSQIYGPQYLPPHNKNAYEEAFQVAKLQAILAICSAIPGYFAAVFFIDRIGRVTIQIGGFFFMAIVLFAIGIPYYSYWDRHAKAGFMFLYALTFFFSNFGPNTTTFIVPAELFPARFRSTCHGISGAAGKLGAIVGVVAFPWASPDNYHQQGIRMIVPLVLLGLVSLVGCITTYLFTRETMGRSLEENENEDQASGSGTGWGLVRHFSFTRCSLPKLCANNEVADG; from the exons ATGGCGTTGAAAGTCCTGTCGTCCCTAGACACCGCAAAAATACAGTACTACCACTTCAAAGCCATCATCATAGCCGGCATGGGTCTGTTCACCGACGCTTACGACCTCTTTTCAATCCCTCTCATCATGAAGCTCATTGGTAGCGTCTATTATGCCGGCCCTGCACACGACCAACAAGTTCCTGCCCTGGTCACATCGGCCATGGGTGCCATCGCTCTCTTAGGCACCGTCATCGGACAGCTTGTCTTCGGCCGCCTCGGCGACCTCCTGGGCCGCCGTAAAGTCTACGTCTTTGCGCTCCTGATCATGGTTTTTAGCTCGGTGGGGTGCGGATTCTCCATGGGCAGAGGACGGACGTGCGTGCTGCTCAGCCTTGGGCTGTTCAGGTTTTCATTGGGCATCGGGATCGGAGGGGATTACCCCCTGTCGGCGACCATCATGTCGGAGTTCGCCAATAAGAGAACGCGGGGGGGTTTCATAGCGGCTGTTTTCTCCATGCAGGGTTTTGGGATCTTAGCAAGCTCCACCGTCACCATGGTGGTGTGTGCCGTATTCAACAGTGCGTCGGGTTACCCGAAGAAACCAAGTCCGGAAATGGTGGATTTGGCCTGGAGGCTTATACTGATGATAGGTGCAATACCGGCGGGGCTCACCTGTTACTGGCGTATGATGATGCCGGAGACTCCCAG GTACACAGCTTTGGTAGAGAAAAATGTGGCGCAAGCAGCTAAGGACATGAGGAAAGTTCTGCGTGTTCCAATGAGCCCGATTCCGGAGGACCAAGAATATGATGAGAAGGTTCCAATTACTCCAACTGCTAGTGCTAATCCTGCCTCCAGCTCTGATTATCCTCTCTTGTCCAAAGAATTCCTGGCTCGACACGGCCGTGATCTCTTTTCTTGTGCGCTTGCATGGTTTCTTGTGGACGTCGTCTTCTACAGCAATAGCTTTTTTCAGTCCCAGATATACGGCCCAcaatatcttccccctcataATAAAAATGCTTACGAGGAGGCCTTTCAAGTGGCAAAACTCCAAGCCATCCTTGCAATTTGCTCCGCCATCCCGGGCTATTTTGCCGCCGTCTTCTTCATCGATCGCATTGGGAGAGTCACAATTCAAATAGGGGGATTCTTCTTCATGGCCATTGTATTATTTGCGATTGGGATCCCATATTACTCGTACTGGGATCGCCATGCCAAAGCGGGTTTCATGTTCTTGTACGCTCTCACTTTCTTCTTCTCCAATTTTGGACCCAATACCACTACTTTCATAGTCCCCGCGGAGCTATTCCCGGCTAGGTTCAGATCAACATGCCACGGCATCTCGGGAGCTGCCGGAAAACTGGGCGCTATCGTTGGTGTGGTGGCATTTCCGTGGGCTTCTCCAGATAATTACCACCAGCAAGGAATCAGAATGATAGTGCCGCTAGTGCTCCTAGGTCTAGTTTCCTTGGTGGGATGCATCACGACATATCTTTTTACGCGTGAAACAATGGGGAGATCACTGGAGGAGAATGAAAACGAAGACCAAGCTAGCGGTAGCGGTACTGGTTGGGGTTTGGTGAGGCATTTTAGCTTCACAAGATGTTCGCTGCCAAAGTTATGTGCCAATAATGAAGTTGCAGATGGCTAA
- the LOC113782083 gene encoding uncharacterized protein LOC113782083, with the protein MAFNGSHGISLSLALLLAIMAATPYVGKGDIVSSFAAVRVTGNLYCTPTGNPSPIGISPPLVNATVIITCPNIPRVTAQTDATGFFNATIVTPPSINLNLVLSNTSLITVCQVSVRLPVRSCLLLPVSGRNAPGGSYACWFVGR; encoded by the coding sequence ATGGCTTTTAATGGTAGTCATGGTATTTCTCTGAGCCTTGCTCTCCTCCTCGCTATCATGGCTGCTACTCCATATGTGGGAAAAGGTGACATTGTATCATCTTTCGCTGCCGTGAGGGTAACTGGCAACTTATACTGTACTCCTACAGGGAACCCTTCACCAATCGGTATTTCACCACCCCTGGTTAATGCAACCGTGATTATAACCTGTCCCAACATCCCTAGGGTTACTGCTCAAACTGATGCTACTGGATTCTTCAATGCCACCATAGTTACTCCACCCAGTATTAACCTTAACCTTGTCCTCAGCAACACTTCATTGATTACCGTCTGCCAGGTGTCTGTCCGACTTCCTGTTCGGAGTTGCCTACTTTTACCAGTCAGTGGAAGGAACGCTCCGGGGGGTTCTTACGCCTGTTGGTTTGTTGGTCGATAA
- the LOC113782957 gene encoding probable inorganic phosphate transporter 1-9 produces MALKVLSSLDTAKIQYYHFKAIIIAGMGLFTDAYDLFCIPPIMKLIGSVYYADPAHDQQVPALVTSAMGAIALLGTVIGQLVFGRLGDLLGRRKVYVFALLIMVFSSVGCGFSMGRGRTCVLLNLGLFRFSLGIGIGGDYPLSATIMSEFANKRTRGGFIAAVFSMQGFGILASSTVTMVVCAVFNSASGYPKKPSPEMVDLAWRLILMMGAIPAGLTCYWRMMMPETPRYTALVEKNVAQAAEDMRKVLRVPMSPIPEDQYYDKKDPMTPNASANPASSSDYPLLSKEFLARHGRDLFSCALAWFLVDVVFYSNNFFQSRIYGPRYLPLHNKNAYEEAFHVAKLQAILAICSAIPGYFAAVFFIDRIGRVKIQIGGFFFMAIVLFAIGIPYYSYWDRHAKAGFMFLYALTFFFSNFGPNTTTFIVPAELFPARFRSTCHGISGAAGKLGAIVGVVAFKWASLDNYHLVLLGLVSLVGCITTYLFTRETMGRSLEENENEDQASGSGSGTGWGLVRHFSFTRCSLPKLCANNEVADG; encoded by the exons ATGGCGTTGAAAGTCCTGTCGTCCCTAGACACCGCAAAAATACAGTACTACCACTTCAAAGCCATCATCATAGCCGGCATGGGTCTGTTCACCGACGCTTACGACCTCTTTTGCATCCCTCCCATCATGAAGCTCATTGGTAGCGTCTATTATGCCGACCCTGCACACGACCAACAAGTTCCTGCCCTGGTCACATCGGCCATGGGTGCCATCGCTCTCTTAGGCACCGTCATCGGACAGCTTGTCTTCGGCCGCCTCGGCGACCTCCTGGGCCGCCGTAAAGTCTACGTCTTTGCGCTCCTGATCATGGTTTTTAGCTCGGTGGGGTGCGGATTCTCCATGGGCAGAGGACGGACGTGCGTGCTGCTCAACCTTGGGCTGTTCAGGTTTTCATTGGGCATCGGGATCGGAGGGGATTACCCCCTGTCGGCGACCATCATGTCGGAGTTCGCCAATAAGAGAACGCGGGGGGGTTTCATAGCGGCTGTTTTCTCCATGCAGGGTTTTGGGATCTTAGCAAGCTCCACCGTCACCATGGTGGTGTGTGCCGTATTCAACAGTGCGTCGGGTTACCCAAAGAAACCAAGTCCGGAAATGGTGGATTTGGCCTGGAGGCTTATACTGATGATGGGTGCAATACCGGCGGGGCTCACCTGTTACTGGCGTATGATGATGCCGGAGACTCCCAG GTACACAGCTTTGGTAGAGAAAAATGTGGCGCAAGCAGCTGAGGACATGAGGAAAGTTCTGCGTGTTCCGATGAGCCCGATACCGGAGGACCAATATTATGATAAGAAGGATCCAATGACTCCAAATGCTAGTGCTAATCCTGCCTCCAGCTCTGATTACCCTCTCTTGTCCAAAGAATTCCTGGCTCGACACGGCCGTGATCTCTTTTCTTGTGCGCTTGCATGGTTTCTTGTGGACGTCGTCTTCTACAGCAATAACTTTTTCCAGTCCCGGATATACGGCCCACGATATCTTCCCCTTCATAATAAAAATGCTTACGAGGAGGCCTTTCATGTGGCAAAACTCCAAGCCATCCTTGCAATTTGCTCCGCCATCCCTGGCTATTTTGCCGCCGTCTTCTTCATCGATCGCATTGGGAGAGTCAAAATCCAAATAGGAGGATTCTTCTTCATGGCCATTGTATTATTTGCGATTGGGATCCCATATTACTCGTACTGGGATCGCCATGCCAAAGCGGGTTTCATGTTCTTGTACGCTCTCACTTTCTTCTTCTCCAATTTTGGACCCAATACCACTACTTTCATAGTCCCAGCGGAGCTATTCCCGGCTAGGTTCAGATCAACGTGCCACGGCATCTCGGGAGCTGCCGGAAAACTGGGCGCGATCGTTGGGGTGGTGGCATTTAAGTGGGCTTCTCTTGATAATTACCACCTAGTGCTCCTTGGTCTAGTATCCTTGGTGGGATGCATCACGACGTATCTTTTTACGCGTGAAACAATGGGGAGATCACTGGAGGAGAATGAGAACGAAGACCAAGCTAGCGGTAGTGGgagtggtactggttggggtTTGGTGAGGCATTTTAGCTTCACAAGATGTTCGCTGCCAAAGTTATGTGCCAATAATGAAGTTGCAGATGGCTAA
- the LOC113782084 gene encoding uncharacterized protein LOC113782084, with protein MAFNGSHGIFLSLALLLAIMAATPYVGKGEISVTPAALFVTGKLYCTPTGNPSPIGNSPPLVNATVIITCPNITRVPVRTDVNGFFNGTIVTPLGVKLNINLSITSIISVCQVSVPLPVRSCPVLPVRGVLRGVLTPVGFLLVNVLSGVLGILGGLVNGVGGLVITAVADTFGFV; from the coding sequence ATGGCTTTTAATGGTAGTCATGGTATTTTTCTGAGCCTTGCTCTCCTCCTCGCTATCATGGCTGCTACTCCATATGTGGGAAAAGGTGAAATTTCAGTAACTCCCGCTGCCTTGTTTGTAACTGGCAAGTTATACTGTACTCCTACAGGGAACCCTTCACCAATCGGTAATTCACCACCCCTGGTTAATGCAACCGTGATTATAACCTGTCCCAACATCACTAGGGTTCCTGTTCGAACTGATGTTAATGGATTCTTCAATGGCACCATTGTTACTCCGCTCGGTGTTAAACTTAACATTAACCTCAGCATCACTTCAATCATTTCCGTCTGCCAGGTGTCTGTCCCACTTCCCGTTCGGAGTTGCCCAGTTTTACCAGTCAGGGGAGTGCTCAGGGGGGTTCTTACGCCTGTTGGTTTCTTGCTCGTTAATGTCCTGAGTGGTGTCTTAGGTATTCTTGGAGGACTTGTGAACGGTGTTGGAGGACTCGTTATCACTGCTGTGGCGGACACATTTGGTTTCGTTTAG
- the LOC113783001 gene encoding probable splicing factor 3A subunit 1: protein MLGNLPILPLPAPPSDGNLGPLPLAQITEEDEKQNGSQEDLSKADKSNSAPISVATHTRTIGIIYPPPDIRNIVDKTSQFVAKNGPEFEKRIIASNAGNPKFNFLNASDPYHAYYQHRLSEARAQNQVSALQPLQLADSAAPESAAAAPAADGKDAIAKPDPSVQFRPVRKILEPPEAEQYTVRLPEGITGEELDIIKLTAQFVARNGKSFLTGLTSREINNPQFLFLKPTHSMFMFFTSLADAYSKVLMPPKALTDKLRKSVTDMTTVLERCLHRLEWERSQEQARQKAEDEIEQERLHMAMIDWHDFVVVETIDFADDEDEDLPPPMTLEEVIRRSKMTGMEEEEIIEPGKEVEMEMDEEEVQLVEEGMRAASLEENGDLKNNEAKVTIDEAEPPMRIVKNWKRPEERLPAERDPTKFVVSPITGELIPDNEMSEHIRISLIDPKYKEQKERMFAKIRDTTLAPDDEITKNIVGLARTRPDIFGTTEEEVSNAVKAEIEKKKDDQPKQVIWDGHTGSIGRTASQAMSQNAGGEDLNEAGNSDMRNLPGPAAPPPPRPGMPSIRPLPPPPGLALNIPRPPNTVQYSTPTGPGVLAPPPPRPPVVGVLPRPAPHPMSMMPGQQPLMVNRPQMHPSMSMNSPNMPVPPPPGSQFTHLSAPRPFVPLSMSQPGLPMVPPPSMPQGMPPPPPEEAPPPLPEEPEPKRQKLDDALLVPEDQFLAQHSGPARINVSVPNHDEGNMKGQVLEILVQSLSETVSSLKEKIAGEIQLPANKQKLSGRPGFLKDNLSLAYYNVAPGETLQLSLRERGGRKR from the exons ATGTTGGGCAATTTGCCGATATTGCCTTTACCTGCGCCCCCTTCTGATGGTAATCTTGGGCCTTTACCACTAGCTCAGATAACTGAAGAAGACGAGAAACAGAATGGAAGTCAAGAGGATCTGAGCAAAGCTGACAAATCCAACTCAGCTCCTATTTCGGTTGCGACTCATACGAGAACTATTGGTATTATTTATCCTCCTCCAGATATCAGAAACATTGTTGACAAGACATCTCAGTTTGTGGCCAAGAATGGTCCTGAGTTTGAAAAGAGGATTATCGCTAGCAATGCTGGGAatccaaaatttaactttttgAATGCCTCTGATCCATACCATGCATACTATCAGCATCGTTTATCTGAAGCTCGTGCACAAAATCAGGTTTCTGCTCTGCAGCCATTGCAACTGGCAGATTCAGCTGCTCCTGAGTCTGCAGCTGCTGCCCCGGCTGCTGATGGCAAGGATGCGATTGCAAAGCCTGATCCGTCGGTGCAGTTTAGGCCTGTTCGTAAAATTCTTGAACCCCCTGAAGCAGAGCAGTACACTGTTCGTCTCCCTGAAGGGATTACAGGGGAGGAGTTGGACATAATTAAGCTTACTGCCCAGTTTGTCGCAAGGAATGGGAAATCATTTTTGACTGGATTGACCAGTAGGGAGATTAACAATCCtcaatttctttttctaaaaccAACCCATAGCATGTTTATGTTTTTTACATCTCTTGCGGATGCTTATTCGAAAGTATTGATGCCTCCAAAAGCGTTAACAGATAAGTTGAGAAAGAGTGTAACTGACATGACTACGGTGCTTGAAAGATGCCTTCATCGCTTGGAGTGGGAACGGTCGCAGGAGCAGGCTAGGCAGAAAGCTGAAGATGAGATAGAACAGGAGCGATTACATATGGCCATGATTGATTGGCATGACTTTGTTGTAGTAGAGACCATAGACTTTGCAGATGATGAGGATGAAGATTTGCCCCCTCCTATGACCCTGGAGGAGGTTATACGAAGAAGCAAGATGACGGGTATGGAAGAAGAGGAGATCATTGAGCCTGGAAAGGAAGTAGAAATGGAAATGGATGAAGAGGAGGTGCAACTTGTTGAGGAGGGCATGAGGGCAGCTAGTCTCGAAGAGAATGGGGACCTGAAGAATAATGAAGCTAAGGTTACAATAGATGAAGCAGAACCACCTATGAGGATAGTAAAGAATTGGAAGAGACCTGAGGAGAGGTTACCTGCTGAAAGAGATCCAACTAAATTTGTTGTGTCTCCAATAACTGGTGAGCTGATTCCTGACAATGAGATGTCTGAACATATCAGGATCTCTTTAATTGATCCAAAGTACAAGGAGCAGAAGGAGAGGATGTTTGCAAAAATTAGGGATACAACTCTTGCTCCTGATGATGAGATCACAAAAAATATTGTTGGACTTGCTCGAACCCGTCCTGATATTTTTGGTACTACTGAGGAGGAAGTCTCTAATGCTGTTAAGGCAGAGATcgagaagaaaaaagatgatCAACCAAAGCAAGTCATTTGGGATGGGCATACAGGAAGTATTGGTCGTACAGCAAGTCAGGCCATGTCTCAGAATGCTGGTGGAGAAGATCTAAATGAAGCAGGCAACAGTGATATGAGAAATCTTCCAGGTCCTGCAGCTCCTCCTCCTCCCAGACCTGGCATGCCATCAATTAGACCTCTTCCTCCACCTCCTGGACTTGCCTTGAATATCCCTAGGCCTCCTAATACTGTTCAGTATTCAACCCCAACTGGTCCCGGTGTTTTGGCTCCACCTCCACCTAGGCCTCCAGTCGTCGGTGTTCTGCCTAGACCTGCACCTCATCCGATGTCAATGATGCCGGGCCAGCAACCTCTGATGGTAAATCGACCCCAAATGCATCCGTCCATGTCCATGAATTCCCCCAACATGCCTGTGCCACCGCCACCTGGATCTCAATTTACACATTTGTCTGCTCCCCGGCCTTTTGTTCCCCTTTCCATGTCTCAGCCTGGCCTGCCTATGGTCCCACCGCCATCCATGCCTCAGGGAATGCCACCACCTCCACCTGAGGAAGCTCCTCCACCACTTCCTGAAGAACCAGAACCAAAAAGACAGAAACTTGATGATGCTCTGCTTGTTCCCGAGGATCAATTTTTAGCTCAACATTCG GGACCTGCTCGTATCAACGTGTCTGTGCCCAATCATGATGAAGGCAATATGAAAGGGCAGGTGCTGGAGATTCTTGTGCAGTCGCTGTCTGAAACTGTCAGCAGCTTGAAAGAGAAAATAGCTGGTGAGATTCAACTTCCGGCTAACAAACAGAAACTGAGTGGAAGGCCTGGTTTTCTCAAGGACAATTTGTCGCTCGCATATTATAACGTTGCACCCGGAGAAACACTTCAACTCTCTCTCAGAGAACGTGGAGGAAGAAAGAGATGA